One segment of Channa argus isolate prfri chromosome 17, Channa argus male v1.0, whole genome shotgun sequence DNA contains the following:
- the lratd1 gene encoding protein LRATD1 codes for MGNQLDRITHLNYSELPTGDPSGLEKDELRVGVAYFFSDEEEEVDDRTPSDCGFTKDHSPAEEGPFSFSEVEYSAFCSQECIFSKLRENEDLNVYSAKTLLTMCKPGDLLELVATAQAPHWAIYEQDDQVIHLHKGEIRKDSLLEISSGRHGRIVNNRYRYRPLPPDLVMQNAVGHLGLSSEEICWTNSESFAAWCRFGKREFKAGGEAHSAEQQYFLKVHLSGSGVHTLVFRSLEDMIRERRRVDASGILKELSLVNGEKE; via the coding sequence ATGGGAAATCAACTGGATCGGATCACCCACCTCAACTACAGCGAGCTGCCCACAGGGGATCCGTCCGGGCTGGAGAAGGACGAGCTTCGGGTCGGCGTCGCCTACTTTTTCTCtgacgaagaggaggaggtggacgACCGCACTCCGTCCGACTGCGGCTTCACCAAGGACCACAGCCCGGCCGAGGAGGGACCCTTCTCGTTCAGCGAGGTGGAGTACTCTGCGTTCTGCTCCCAGGAATGCATCTTCTCCAAGCTGCGGGAGAACGAGGACTTGAATGTGTACTCGGCCAAAACTTTGCTCACTATGTGCAAACCAGGGGACTTGCTGGAGCTAGTGGCCACTGCGCAAGCCCCCCACTGGGCCATCTACGAGCAGGACGACCAGGTCATCCACCTGCACAAGGGTGAGATCCGCAAGGACAGCCTGCTGGAAATCAGCAGCGGTCGCCACGGAAGGATAGTCAACAATCGGTACCGGTACCGACCGCTCCCCCCTGACCTGGTGATGCAGAACGCAGTGGGACATCTGGGCCTGAGCAGCGAGGAGATATGCTGGACCAACTCGGAAAGTTTCGCAGCCTGGTGCCGCTTTGGGAAAAGGGAGTTCAAAGCCGGAGGAGAGGCGCACTCAGCGGAGCAGCAGTATTTCCTCAAAGTGCATCTGTCCGGCAGCGGGGTGCACACGCTTGTCTTTCGCAGCCTGGAGGACATGATCCGGGAGAGAAGGCGGGTAGACGCCAGTGGAATTCTCAAAGAGCTGTCTTTGGTTAACGGGGAGAAGGAGTGA